One Brassica napus cultivar Da-Ae chromosome A5, Da-Ae, whole genome shotgun sequence DNA window includes the following coding sequences:
- the LOC125609536 gene encoding vascular-related unknown protein 2-like produces MENSVNNCVRQKVFSNHQVRTIHEEEEDQKEESSWLIYFEDIDHEDEMVEEMSHYYDNDSSMISDAASPVHNTKIHNVARRKANSINTNPKKRSIIHQHKEEKQEEEGDEDEEEDTASSPSNKTKVRLYIYIRVYLNLWSWSFRFVKFLTFLVFIQGCHVLDGGENNVNVTSEVIFKKHCVARDIRSNINEVINEEFLSAELKKRGLCLVPLSTFSNFIA; encoded by the coding sequence ATGGAGAACTCCGTAAACAACTGCGTGAGACAAAAGGTATTCTCTAATCACCAAGTCAGAACGAtacacgaagaagaagaagatcaaaaaGAAGAGAGTAGTTGGCTAATCTACTTTGAAGACATTGATCACGAAGACGAAATGGTCGAAGAAATGAGTCATTACTACGATAATGATTCATCGATGATCTCAGACGCTGCATCTCCTGTCCACAACACAAAGATACATAACGTTGCTCGTCGAAAGGCTAATAGTATTAATACAAACCCTAAAAAGAGAAGTATCATCCATCaacacaaagaagaaaaacaagaagaagaaggagatgaagacgaagaagaagacacaGCCTCTTCTCCTTCGAATAAAACTAAggttagattatatatatatatacgagtGTATCTTAATTTGTGGAGTTGGTCTTTTCgttttgttaagtttctaaCATTTTTGGTGTTTATTCAGGGTTGTCATGTGTTGGATGGTGGTGAAAATAATGTAAATGTTACATCAGAGGTAATATTCAAGAAACATTGTGTTGCAAGAGACATAAGATCGAACATAAATGAAGTCATAAATGAAGAATTCTTATCTGCAGAACTGAAGAAGAGAGGACTTTGTCTAGTTCCTTTATCAacgttttctaattttattgcTTGA